In Ovis canadensis isolate MfBH-ARS-UI-01 breed Bighorn chromosome 23, ARS-UI_OviCan_v2, whole genome shotgun sequence, the DNA window TAACTGGGTTAGTTTCTCAGCAATACTTTGCAAATAATAGATCTTAaatatacatgtcagtaaaataaataacagtTGTTTGCTGTTTCTTTAATGATCATGTTGTAATGTCAGTgcgatattgtcaccctgattgtgAGAATTGCTAGCTACAAACTGTTGCATGTAGCAATATGGATCTGCacaaaataggttttaaaaatcactaaatatACATAGAGGAGTAGCCAACTAAATAGCCCACgtagaatttcttttcctttattttaaaaagaatatttatgggATGCACatacctgttgttgttgttgcaccatgcagcttgcatgatcttaattcccagaccaggggttgaacctgggccccagcagtaaAAGTAccgagtcctaacccctggactgacagggaattccctggaaagCATATgccttgagtttttattttttggtactgTTCTCATTTCTCATAAAATTCACTAAAGGTCATTCacgaaatataaattaaattataccTTTAAGgtaatttcatataaaaatataaatcaaaataaatcttTTCTAAAACAACATATTTTAGCTTTGTAAATATGTCCATGGTTGCTATAATGCAAAGATAGcccaattattaaaaatttattaatctgatataccacattaataaaggaggaaaaaatgatCATCTGAAAAAGCATTAAATAAAATCCAACATTGATCAACAATAAAAATACTGTTAGGAAAGTAGGcaggaaaaggaaatttttaatttgataaaagttaattttcaaaaagtaagCATATTGGtgaaatttttaaagcttatctGTTAAAGTGAAGAAAAGTATAAGGAATTCCTCAGTCTTTGCTTCTTTTGTTCTGGATGTTCTCTCAAGAGAaataagaggagaaaggggtatTGTCGTTTATTTGGTGAGGGGGAAGGACCAAAGAAGCATTTCTGGAGGATGGAGGTGTGGAAGACACTGGGTTTCGCCTTCAAGTGAATTATTGACCTTTTGGATACCTACCCCAGCAGCCTCCCCTTTAACTCTGTTTCCCTTCTGCTTCTTAAGCATCTGCCCTCCCCACACCGAATACTCTACCCATCACCCGACCAGCAGTCCTATTTGTGGCTGACTTCTCTCAGCAGCTCAGGGAAACTCTGGGGGCCAAGAAGTGCCTCTTCCCAAGACACCGTCCCTCCTGCTGGCTCCTGAGACGCTCAGCTCTGTGTACCTGCAGATCTGGCCTCTTTGTCTCTTCCATTGCTCATCCCTGTAAATTAATCTGTGACTCAGCAAAGACTTAGGGTCAGAATTTGCTTCTTCTTTAAGCTTTGtctttaaaaacagacaaacctacaatttgtgtttcttttatcCTGCCAGGGATTCCACTTGTCAGTATCTGGCATCTTTCCTGTGGCTCTAGTAAGAGGAAATTCTTCAGTGATGCTAAAGAATTCATCTGGGGAATTGTCTGCCTTAGATTCATCTGGGGAATGAGGTTAAATGTTTTTCACCAGTCTCTGGCTTGAGTCTCAGTAACAGCTCTGTCTTGAAATGTTGTTTTGGTCTTGGTTTCCCTCATAGTCCAAAAACCTGGTGAACACACACATTCTCTACTTAAAATGCATTTTGGGACATGTCGACTTTTTTCGTTTACTTCTATGTTTTGACAGGTATGGCTTCTTATGTggtgcagtgctaaagaatctgcctgccaatacaggagacacaagaaatgcaggttctatccctgggttgggaagatcccctggaggaggaaatagcaaccccctccagtattcttgcctgggaaatcccacagacagaggagcctggcgggctgcagtccatggggtctcaaagagttggaaacgactgagtgactgagcacacacatgctggACAGATTCACAAGGGTTGGGTATACCTTCTTCATTTTCCCACAGTTTTCCTCTGGCCTTTATTTATTCCTACATAGGGACCAAATgggttaaatatttattttctcctttgaaatgTATGCTTCTAAAGCATAAAGAGTTTTAACCAGGGAAATACTTTAACGCCACTGGGATGCTGAGTTAGCCAAGAAGACTAATGGAGAAGCTTCCTTTATTATTGGAAACTCAAAGCTGGTTATTTGACTAGAAGATGCATCCTGCCTGCTTGTAGAAAGACTGGAGATGGTGCACAGCAAAGCAGGTGGGCAGAAAGGAGAGCAGGTGGCAGGCAGGGGCTCTGTGTGGCAGTGCAGCCGCAGGAACTTATTGGCACCTTTGGCTTACAAAAACCCTGTAGTCCATACCCTGAGTGCTTGTCCTAGCACTTAGGAGAGGCCACCCCGTGATAGGCTAGCTAGTTATCTATAGAAGGACAAACTGTTCCTTAGCTCAGAGTTCTCACATGTGTTTTGCTGTATGTGCTTTGTACTCTGGCCTTTTCGGTAATTATTTTGCCTCTCTAAGCTATAGAAGTTGTACCCTATAGCAAGGCTGTTCACATGGAATTGAGCCATTACAACAAGAGTTAGTGGAATTATCCTCATGTGCTCTAGGGAAGGGGAGGACAGTTGGAGTCCTAGTGTTGTTGGTCTGTCACGCTACTCTGTCCCCGACAGTATATCCCTGTAGCTCGTAAAATCAGGGACCAATCATTCTACTGGTACCAATTGCAGATAACCATCTTTTTGAATGCCACCCTGAGCTCTGGGCTCCGAAAGGCATATATGAAGGGGTCGATGATGGCATTACACATGATCAACACACCATTCACCTGGAAGAGGGACATGTAGCAGGCACAGTAGGGGTCAGCCGGGCAGAATGTCATCAAGAGGACATGAAGGACAAAGGGTGCccagcagaaaatgaagaccccGAGCAGGACAGTCAGTGTGATGGCCCCTCTCATGTTGGCTTTGGGAAGGGAGGAGGTCCTCCTGGCGTGGGAGCGGGCCAGTAGGAACATGTGCACGTAGAGGCACAGGATGAAGGCCAGCATCAGGGGGAACAGCGCTGTGAAGGCGATCACCGTGGGGACGTGATGGGAGAAGGTCACAATGGTGATGCCACTGCCTGTGCAGCCTGCCCAGAGGACCGTCAGGACGACGAGGGCGCGGTGCGGGGTCACGATGCGGTGGTACTGCAGAGCGTGGAAGATTGTGATGTAGCGGTCAGCGGCGATCACAGACAGGCTGCAGATGGAGCCAAGGAGGGAGAGGATGAACAGGGAGTCCACCACGTCATCTGCTGTGCTTTCAAAACTGCCTCGAGGCTCGAGGTAACCCATGTTTCTGAACATGATCAGAACATTTTCCAAAATCTTGTACAGGCTGCCCAGCATATCGGAAATAGCCAAGCTGCAGATGAAAAAGTACATGGGCGACTGAAGACTCTTATTCTTGGCCACAGCCAGAAGGACCATCAGGTTCTCCAAAACTCCGACAATGGATACTGTGAAAAATATCTCTTCTGGCAAAATCACAGC includes these proteins:
- the MC2R gene encoding adrenocorticotropic hormone receptor, with translation MRHILNLYENINSTARNNSDCPAVILPEEIFFTVSIVGVLENLMVLLAVAKNKSLQSPMYFFICSLAISDMLGSLYKILENVLIMFRNMGYLEPRGSFESTADDVVDSLFILSLLGSICSLSVIAADRYITIFHALQYHRIVTPHRALVVLTVLWAGCTGSGITIVTFSHHVPTVIAFTALFPLMLAFILCLYVHMFLLARSHARRTSSLPKANMRGAITLTVLLGVFIFCWAPFVLHVLLMTFCPADPYCACYMSLFQVNGVLIMCNAIIDPFIYAFRSPELRVAFKKMVICNWYQ